From one Lotus japonicus ecotype B-129 chromosome 3, LjGifu_v1.2 genomic stretch:
- the LOC130744840 gene encoding B3 domain-containing transcription factor VRN1-like, whose amino-acid sequence MSSKAIHFSKRIDECSLQKGVLRMPRRFVSKHWINARISNPVALLLPGERWKVTWKKHGSDVIMFGDHWKEFTEFYSLDVEHSLWFSFRNDSRVRGTQFKVRIHESGLEIKYPGRDQESTDSGEESDTDKSTDDDDDDDDENENENEVHGSSRRQKKREKSPLPFSGSSKKKKNNPKEGHHKSYHRQHAGTESQRVMSENNTNPKKTGKRGISQAKGGWSEEEPLKDSRISSADKAVSSSENVIIRCTMHRSYIERNTMSMPGRFVPAHLHKEEGNAILWVAEKSWDVRFKLNQSSNQFSLTTGWKKFQEENTLKKGDKCVLTQMNSEKLSYSVEIERAKRASSPHLVQEAEKRKQTRLQSNLAEGSGRGIAANVLDNDSEFPKMNSKRENQFTIILKNTHMNEMKIPLGFIKKYVTDKVTSVVLRAKGRKWDAQLSYDPKDDSTAFSSGWSEFVRECHLKEGDQCVFDLVDKENFVLEVKASRCMF is encoded by the exons ATGTCTTCTAAAGCTATTCACTTTAGCAAGAGGATTGATGAATGCAGCCTTCAAAAAGGGGTGTTG AGGATGCCGAGGAGGTTTGTTAGTAAACATTGGATCAATGCAAGAATTTCAAACCCAGTAGCTCTTTTGCTTCCTGGTGAAAGGTGGAAAGTTACTTGGAAAAAACATGGTTCTGATGTTATCATGTTTGGAGATCATTGGAAGGAATTTACAGAGTTTTATTCTTTGGATGTGGAACATTCTTTGTGGTTTTCTTTCAGGAACGATTCACGTGTTCGAGGAACACAATTCAAAGTTAGGATACATGAATCTGGCTTGGAAATAAAATACCCTGGTAGAGATCAAGAAAGCACTGACTCCGGTGAAGAGAGTGACACTGACAAGAgtactgatgatgatgatgatgatgatgatgaaaatgaaaatgaaaatgaggtTCACGGTTCCTCAAGACGCcagaaaaaaagggaaaaatctCCCTTACCATTTTCTGGGTCttctaagaagaagaaaaacaaccCAAAAGAGGGCCATCATAAAAGCTATCACAGGCAGCATGCAGGAACTGAATCTCAAAGGGTTATGAGTGAGAATAATACAAATCCTAAGAAAACAG GTAAAAGAGGAATCAGCCAAGCCAAAGGAGGGTGGTCTGAGGAGGAGCCCCTGAAAGACTCTAGAATTAGTAGTGCAGATAAAGCTGTAAGTAGCTCTGAGAACGTCATCATTCGTTGTACAATGCACCGATCATACATAGAAAGGAATACGATG TCAATGCCAGGCCGTTTTGTACCAGCACATCTACATAAGGAGGAAGGGAATGCTATTCTTTGGGTTGCTGAGAAGAGTTGGGATGTCAGGTTCAAGCTGAACCAAAGCAGTAATCAATTTTCACTTACTACTGGTTGGAAGAAATTTCAAGAGGAAAATACTTTGAAAAAAGGTGATAAATGTGTTTTGACGCAAATGAATTCAGAGAAACTTTCATATAGTGTAGAGATTGAACGTGCCAAAAGAGCATCAAGCCCTCACTTGGTTCAAG AggcagaaaaaagaaaacaaacaagGCTTCAAAGTAACTTAGCTGAAGGCAGTGGAAGAGGAATTGCAGCTAATGTCTTGGATAATG aTTCTGAATTTCCTAAAATGAACAGCAAAAGGGAGAATCAATTCACCATCATTTTAAAGAACACTCATATGAATGAAATG AAAATACCACTGggattcataaaaaaatatgtcaCTGATAAGGTAACCAGTGTGGTGCTTCGAGCTAAGGGGAGAAAATGGGATGCCCAGCTATCCTATGATCCAAAGGATGATTCCACAGCATTCTCTTCTGGTTGGTCTGAATTTGTGAGGGAGTGTCACTTGAAGGAAGGAGATCAATGTGTCTTTGATCTGGTTGATAAAGAAAATTTTGTGCTTGAAGTTAAAGCTTCAAGATGCATGTTCTGA